Proteins encoded in a region of the Rickettsia bellii RML369-C genome:
- a CDS encoding UDP-N-acetylmuramoyl-L-alanyl-D-glutamate--2,6-diaminopimelate ligase — MTPTLKQLFEKHNVKGLSNNSKTIKANDAFFAIKNGNDFIADALEKGAALVITDDKKNTTNKVIFVEDIKETLHEAIELFYPKKPKTMIAVTGTNGKSSVVSYIAQIYSLIGQKAASIGTIGVEVFGIDNFNESIGGLTTTDYLSFRKIAHKLAKNGIDYLAFEASSHGLDQQRLGDLKVNVACFTSFSQDHLDYHHTKENYLLAKLKLFTDHLAKDGIAILNSDIEEIKFIKDYLDKHKIKYLCVGANGNCKITKTNSSLKGQNINFIFDNKNYDFDTPIIGSFQASNLLIAGPSVYYTSFDFSKVINALTKVKAVKGRMERVNRTNIFIDYAHTPDALEKALTELKNIKAKGGKLSIIFGCGGNRDTTKRKLMGKIAASIADNVIVTDDNPRHEDPKAIRQEIISGIVTTNYIEIADRKEAIKYGINNLKKDDILLIAGKGHENYQIIGDEKIRFDDAEVASMSFLATAGIQ; from the coding sequence ATGACCCCTACCTTAAAACAATTATTTGAAAAACATAACGTAAAAGGTTTATCGAATAATTCTAAAACTATTAAGGCAAACGATGCCTTTTTTGCTATTAAAAATGGGAATGATTTTATTGCAGATGCTTTAGAGAAAGGAGCAGCATTAGTTATTACTGATGATAAAAAAAACACTACAAATAAAGTAATCTTTGTGGAAGACATCAAAGAAACTTTACATGAAGCTATAGAACTCTTTTACCCTAAAAAACCTAAAACTATGATAGCCGTAACTGGGACTAACGGCAAAAGCTCAGTAGTATCATACATAGCTCAAATATATTCGTTAATTGGACAAAAAGCAGCATCAATAGGCACAATAGGCGTAGAAGTTTTTGGCATCGATAATTTTAATGAGTCCATAGGCGGATTAACTACAACTGACTATTTAAGTTTTAGAAAAATTGCTCATAAACTAGCTAAAAATGGGATAGATTATTTAGCATTTGAAGCTTCAAGCCACGGCTTAGATCAACAAAGGCTTGGCGATTTAAAAGTAAATGTTGCATGTTTCACTAGCTTTAGCCAAGATCACCTTGACTATCATCACACAAAAGAAAATTATTTGCTTGCTAAATTAAAGTTATTTACCGATCATTTAGCAAAAGATGGCATTGCAATATTAAATTCTGATATAGAAGAAATAAAGTTTATTAAAGATTATTTGGATAAGCATAAGATAAAATATTTATGCGTTGGAGCAAACGGTAATTGTAAAATAACTAAAACTAACAGTTCTTTAAAAGGACAAAATATTAATTTTATCTTTGATAATAAAAATTATGATTTTGATACCCCAATAATAGGTAGCTTTCAGGCTAGTAATTTATTAATAGCCGGACCTAGTGTTTATTATACCAGTTTTGATTTTAGTAAAGTTATAAATGCTTTAACTAAAGTTAAAGCCGTAAAAGGACGAATGGAACGAGTGAACAGAACTAATATATTCATTGATTATGCCCATACTCCCGACGCTCTTGAAAAAGCTTTAACTGAGCTAAAAAATATTAAAGCTAAGGGTGGTAAATTAAGCATAATTTTTGGCTGTGGCGGTAATCGTGATACTACCAAAAGAAAACTTATGGGAAAAATAGCAGCCTCAATAGCAGATAATGTTATTGTGACGGACGATAACCCACGCCATGAAGACCCAAAAGCTATCAGGCAAGAAATTATTAGCGGGATAGTAACAACAAACTATATAGAAATAGCTGACAGAAAAGAAGCTATTAAATACGGGATAAATAATTTAAAGAAAGACGATATTTTACTAATCGCCGGCAAAGGACATGAAAATTATCAAATTATAGGTGATGAGAAGATAAGGTTTGATGACGCCGAGGTGGCATCTATGTCATTCTTAGCAACGGCGGGAATCCAGTAA
- a CDS encoding UDP-N-acetylmuramoyl-tripeptide--D-alanyl-D-alanine ligase, which produces MIWNSKTLSDALGLLISQSIITNEIQFNSKDIKKGDLFIALQGNKDGHDYIQDAINQGASAVIVSKQVDIADKNKIILVDDCLKALEQLALYKRKNSNAKFIAITGSVGKTSTKEALKTLLQHEALTFASRGNFNNHLGLLINLASMPDDTEFAIFELGMNHKGEIRELVQILKPNIAMITNISEAHLEFFNSLEDIAEAKCEIFESFDKDGIAVINSDSNCYDRILSILKKLSIENIHNFDKSSSAELILYEISGEQVHLKYKIYDAIIETTIPFIPKHFAENYASILLIIFLLNQDLNKAAGYLKNIPMTKGRGKIINIGNSRIICDYYNASPTSMKAALEYLKQMPATNKTAIIGEMLELGQNSERLHKELVPYILDLGCSKVFLVGANTKYIYDALPEKITKAYFKNIDELIASTNDLFKNDELILIKGSRGIKLDKIIDYYTKVN; this is translated from the coding sequence ATGATTTGGAATTCTAAAACTTTAAGCGATGCATTAGGGCTATTAATATCGCAATCTATTATCACCAACGAAATACAATTTAACTCTAAAGATATTAAAAAGGGTGATTTATTTATAGCACTTCAAGGCAATAAAGACGGTCACGATTATATTCAAGATGCCATTAATCAAGGAGCATCAGCAGTAATAGTTAGTAAGCAAGTAGATATAGCTGATAAAAATAAAATTATCTTAGTAGATGACTGCTTAAAAGCCCTAGAACAGCTGGCTTTGTATAAAAGAAAAAATTCAAACGCCAAATTTATTGCTATAACCGGTAGTGTTGGTAAGACTTCAACTAAAGAAGCCTTAAAAACTCTATTACAGCATGAAGCACTAACTTTCGCTAGCCGAGGTAATTTCAATAATCATTTAGGGTTACTCATTAATCTTGCTTCAATGCCGGATGATACAGAATTTGCTATTTTTGAACTCGGTATGAACCATAAAGGTGAGATACGGGAGCTAGTTCAAATATTAAAGCCAAATATTGCTATGATCACTAATATTTCAGAAGCACATTTGGAGTTTTTTAACTCACTTGAAGATATTGCTGAAGCTAAATGCGAAATTTTTGAGAGCTTTGACAAAGATGGAATTGCCGTTATTAATTCCGATAGTAATTGTTACGATAGAATCTTATCTATATTGAAAAAACTATCTATAGAAAATATACACAATTTTGATAAATCATCTTCAGCTGAGTTAATTTTATATGAAATTTCTGGGGAACAAGTTCATTTAAAATATAAGATATATGATGCGATTATAGAGACTACTATACCATTCATACCTAAGCACTTTGCCGAAAATTATGCTAGTATATTATTGATCATCTTTTTGCTTAATCAAGATTTAAATAAAGCTGCTGGTTATTTGAAAAATATTCCTATGACAAAAGGTAGAGGCAAAATTATTAATATAGGAAATAGCCGCATTATTTGTGATTATTATAATGCAAGCCCTACGTCAATGAAAGCTGCCTTAGAATATTTAAAGCAAATGCCTGCCACAAATAAAACCGCTATAATAGGTGAGATGCTGGAGCTTGGGCAGAATTCAGAAAGGCTTCATAAAGAGCTAGTACCTTATATATTAGATTTAGGTTGTTCTAAGGTTTTTTTGGTAGGTGCAAATACTAAATATATTTATGATGCATTACCTGAAAAAATAACTAAAGCATATTTTAAAAATATTGATGAATTAATTGCATCTACAAATGATTTATTCAAAAATGATGAGCTTATTTTGATAAAAGGTTCTAGAGGAATAAAACTTGACAAGATTATTGATTATTACACTAAAGTAAATTAA
- a CDS encoding DUF6314 family protein — MPQKTTISSTSIKKIFSKLSGKYDIKRTIENCGYGEGCAYFLEINPNELLYKEELIFNYYGCDNQIFAVKEYKYILENNNITKYFTTPENSLFYQLDFINNIYSNDLDNWNVKQGSSTHSLYLIGEHVSSSKFCRANSSKQKSITATGRHLCGKDHYNATYIFLDPNSFTLNYHILGPEKNYNINSSFTRI; from the coding sequence ATCCCCCAAAAAACCACTATTAGCAGTACCTCTATAAAAAAAATCTTTTCAAAACTCTCTGGGAAGTACGATATTAAAAGAACCATAGAGAATTGTGGTTATGGGGAAGGGTGTGCGTATTTTTTAGAAATTAATCCTAACGAATTACTATATAAGGAAGAGCTAATTTTTAATTATTATGGCTGTGATAATCAAATATTTGCAGTAAAAGAATATAAATATATTCTGGAAAATAATAATATCACCAAATATTTTACTACTCCAGAAAACAGCTTGTTTTATCAGTTAGATTTCATCAATAATATATACTCGAATGATTTGGATAATTGGAATGTAAAGCAAGGGTCGAGTACGCACAGCCTATACTTAATAGGTGAGCATGTGAGTTCCTCGAAGTTTTGCAGAGCCAATTCTTCAAAGCAGAAAAGTATAACAGCTACAGGTAGGCATTTATGCGGTAAAGACCACTATAATGCTACCTATATATTTTTAGATCCCAACTCCTTTACTCTTAATTACCACATCCTAGGACCAGAAAAAAATTATAATATTAATAGTAGTTTTACAAGGATATAG
- a CDS encoding succinate dehydrogenase assembly factor 2, with protein MNKLNKNSLQKKLFYRSKNRGCKEMDYILGNFASLYLPFMAEEKLLSYALILDQNDNDLYNWITNKSSVPSNLDAEIMEQLRKIIKI; from the coding sequence ATGAATAAATTAAATAAAAACTCTTTACAAAAGAAACTTTTTTATCGTAGTAAAAATCGTGGTTGCAAAGAAATGGATTATATATTAGGCAATTTTGCTAGTCTTTATCTACCTTTCATGGCGGAAGAAAAACTTTTAAGCTATGCTTTAATACTTGATCAAAATGACAATGACCTTTATAATTGGATTACTAATAAATCTTCCGTTCCTTCTAATTTAGATGCCGAAATAATGGAGCAATTACGCAAAATAATAAAAATATAA
- the mfd gene encoding transcription-repair coupling factor, whose amino-acid sequence MLQQKFPQAAKSFFTIDSFIKNSKQDFVLVTSNEEEALQLYKQALFFLPSENIYYFPSYDTIPYDHTSPNCNILSKRAETLSKLTTNKGNKLVITHATNLLNKLPPKDFFAKYYLKLFPKMKLSANELSKFLVENSFTRNASTVDVGEFAVRGEIVDLILPESKGYRINFSWDYVESIKQFDIDTQISTRSCNELIISPANEIVLNPETISNFKDNYLRNFGVNHTDNPLYEAITGGRKFSGYEQLLPLFYDSYSGLTDYLNNPVIIFDNLTKQAILEFEHSYNDFYKARLDANKLKFNSFYPTLSPSQLYFTSLEAIELLEQENNILISYENSEQASIVENIAAASFVEKKTIFDKLFEVIKANSRKKIIIGSSVLSSFERVKSIIENYEYSYNEIEYLEEAKTNTINIAILPLNQSFSTPEYLFIAASELLEEKVTPTNTNKKLKNILLELDHLAEGELIVHKDHGIGQFLKLEALEIKGKLHDFLKILYAGNDKLYIPVENIEVIKKYGSDVAQLDKLGSVSWQKNKAKLKNRIKEIALHLMQIAAKRKLNTTAAIEFDLEEYDKFCAKFPFTETEDQLNAINDIREDLSNGMLMDRLICGDVGFGKTEVAMRAAFMVAKSLNENSPQVAVVVPTTILCSQHFARFTERFKDSDLNIKQLSSVVSSKEAKIVRSELESGKINIIIGTHSLLHKVTKFCNLKLLIIDEEQHFGVGQKEFLKSLKSSTHVLAMSATPIPRTLQMSMTGLKELSIIATPPLNRLEVRTSVMPFDPVIIRDALLHEHFRGGKSFFVVPRINDIEDIEKQLKQIVPELSYKVAHGKMSPNKIDEIMSEFYAGKFDILISTTIIESGIDIQDANTMIIHKADMLGLSQLYQLRGRIGRGKMRGYAYLTLPSHKKMTPHSLRRLEIIQNSCALGSGFTIASHDMDLRGFGNLIGEEQSGQIREVGTELYQEMLEEQIAIFKDEPISGEQPFIPTINLGLSVFIPDNYVSDSVLKLGLYRRIGNLNDDLEVEKFKDEMIDRFGSLPTEFNNLLDIVKIKLLCFKLNIENLDSGDNGFVIKFYKNADMADKILKFVSTYTANAKIKPDNKLVFIKKLVGKTIITEANQLLWNLSEI is encoded by the coding sequence ATGTTACAACAAAAATTTCCACAAGCTGCTAAATCTTTCTTCACAATTGATAGCTTTATAAAGAATTCTAAGCAAGATTTTGTCTTAGTTACAAGCAATGAAGAAGAGGCGTTGCAATTATACAAGCAGGCTTTATTTTTTTTACCGAGCGAAAATATATATTATTTTCCGAGCTATGATACAATTCCTTATGACCATACGTCACCAAATTGCAATATTTTATCTAAGCGAGCCGAAACATTAAGTAAACTTACGACCAATAAAGGAAATAAATTAGTCATTACTCACGCAACGAATTTATTGAATAAATTACCACCTAAGGATTTCTTTGCTAAATATTATCTAAAACTATTTCCTAAAATGAAACTAAGTGCGAACGAGCTTAGTAAGTTTTTGGTAGAGAATAGCTTTACAAGAAATGCAAGCACTGTTGATGTTGGAGAATTTGCAGTAAGAGGCGAGATTGTTGACTTAATATTACCTGAATCTAAAGGCTATAGAATTAATTTTAGCTGGGATTATGTCGAGTCTATCAAACAGTTTGATATTGATACGCAAATCTCAACCAGATCTTGTAATGAGCTAATTATTAGTCCAGCAAATGAGATAGTTTTAAATCCTGAAACAATCAGTAATTTTAAAGATAATTACCTGCGTAATTTTGGAGTTAATCATACCGATAATCCTTTATATGAAGCAATAACCGGCGGAAGAAAGTTCTCAGGTTATGAGCAATTACTACCTTTATTTTATGATAGCTATTCGGGTCTAACAGACTACCTTAATAATCCGGTCATTATCTTTGATAATCTAACAAAACAAGCTATTTTAGAATTCGAGCATAGCTATAACGATTTTTACAAAGCAAGGCTAGATGCCAATAAACTTAAATTTAACAGCTTTTACCCTACTCTTTCACCATCCCAGCTATATTTTACTTCTCTTGAAGCTATAGAATTACTTGAGCAGGAAAATAATATCCTAATTAGCTATGAAAATTCTGAGCAGGCTAGCATAGTTGAAAATATAGCAGCTGCCAGCTTTGTAGAAAAGAAAACTATTTTTGATAAGCTGTTTGAAGTTATCAAAGCTAATTCTCGTAAGAAAATTATTATAGGCTCAAGTGTTTTAAGTAGCTTTGAAAGAGTTAAAAGTATAATCGAAAACTATGAATATAGTTATAATGAAATAGAATATTTAGAAGAGGCTAAAACAAATACTATCAATATTGCTATATTACCTTTAAATCAAAGCTTTTCTACTCCTGAATATTTATTTATTGCAGCTAGCGAACTGTTAGAAGAAAAAGTTACCCCTACAAATACTAACAAGAAACTTAAGAATATTTTACTTGAGCTTGATCATTTAGCCGAGGGAGAGCTAATAGTCCATAAGGATCATGGTATAGGGCAGTTCTTAAAGCTTGAGGCTTTAGAGATTAAAGGCAAGCTTCACGATTTCTTAAAGATTCTCTACGCCGGTAATGATAAGCTATATATACCAGTTGAAAATATTGAGGTAATAAAGAAATATGGCAGTGATGTAGCACAGCTTGATAAGCTAGGCAGCGTCTCATGGCAAAAAAATAAAGCTAAACTTAAAAACCGTATTAAGGAAATTGCCTTGCATTTAATGCAAATAGCTGCCAAAAGAAAGCTTAATACCACTGCTGCTATTGAATTTGACCTTGAAGAATATGATAAATTTTGTGCTAAATTTCCTTTTACTGAGACTGAAGATCAATTAAACGCAATAAATGATATTAGAGAAGATTTAAGCAATGGCATGTTAATGGATAGGCTAATATGTGGGGATGTTGGCTTTGGTAAAACTGAAGTAGCAATGCGTGCTGCCTTTATGGTTGCTAAATCCCTAAACGAAAATTCACCACAAGTGGCGGTTGTCGTACCAACTACTATCCTGTGCAGTCAGCATTTTGCAAGATTTACGGAAAGGTTTAAAGATTCTGACTTAAATATCAAACAATTATCTAGCGTTGTTAGCTCCAAAGAAGCAAAAATTGTTAGATCGGAACTTGAAAGCGGCAAGATAAATATAATAATAGGTACGCATTCTTTACTGCATAAAGTGACTAAGTTTTGTAACCTTAAACTATTAATTATAGATGAAGAACAACATTTCGGAGTTGGTCAAAAGGAATTCCTTAAATCGCTAAAATCTTCTACCCACGTGCTTGCAATGTCTGCGACTCCAATACCTCGCACCTTACAAATGTCGATGACCGGCTTAAAAGAGCTAAGCATTATCGCAACACCTCCACTAAACAGGCTGGAAGTCCGCACCTCTGTTATGCCGTTTGATCCTGTTATTATCAGGGATGCATTACTGCATGAGCATTTTAGGGGCGGTAAAAGCTTTTTTGTCGTTCCAAGAATTAACGATATAGAGGATATCGAAAAGCAGTTAAAGCAAATCGTCCCTGAATTAAGCTATAAAGTCGCACATGGTAAAATGTCGCCGAATAAAATTGACGAGATCATGAGTGAATTTTATGCCGGCAAATTCGATATATTAATCTCAACAACTATAATAGAGTCAGGAATTGATATACAAGACGCTAATACTATGATTATCCATAAAGCCGATATGCTGGGCTTGAGTCAGCTATATCAATTACGTGGAAGAATCGGACGTGGTAAGATGCGAGGTTATGCCTACTTAACACTGCCAAGTCATAAAAAAATGACGCCACATAGCTTAAGACGTTTAGAGATAATCCAGAATAGCTGTGCTCTCGGTTCAGGCTTTACTATCGCAAGCCATGATATGGATTTACGGGGTTTCGGTAATTTAATAGGTGAAGAGCAATCAGGGCAAATTAGAGAAGTCGGAACAGAGCTTTATCAAGAAATGCTGGAAGAACAGATAGCTATTTTTAAAGATGAGCCGATAAGCGGCGAGCAGCCTTTCATCCCGACTATTAATTTAGGTTTATCGGTCTTTATTCCTGATAATTATGTATCAGATTCAGTTCTAAAGCTTGGTTTATATAGAAGAATAGGTAATCTAAACGATGATCTGGAAGTAGAAAAATTTAAAGACGAAATGATAGATAGATTTGGCAGCTTGCCAACTGAATTTAATAATTTACTTGATATTGTCAAAATAAAACTATTATGCTTTAAATTGAACATTGAAAATCTAGATTCAGGCGATAACGGTTTTGTAATTAAATTTTATAAAAACGCTGATATGGCTGATAAGATTCTAAAATTTGTCAGTACCTATACTGCTAACGCAAAAATTAAACCTGATAATAAATTAGTGTTTATCAAGAAGTTAGTAGGTAAGACTATAATTACTGAGGCGAATCAGCTATTATGGAATTTATCGGAAATTTAA
- the dnaA gene encoding chromosomal replication initiator protein DnaA, with product MNTNQIILTNQNDNSVNVWSNVTQDLYNYYGEALYNSWFSKVNFIESSLNTVILCAPTNFIRDWIKSKYSVVILQLFQHYNNAIKTVEIITKELPASNQATLELPTKTFADIGSSELNSENIFSTFDIRFTFDNFVVGAPNELAYAVARAVAESSSAVSESNPLFLYGGVGLGKTHLMHAIGWYIKQNNPSRKVIYMSAEKFMYQFVKALRNKEVMSFKEKFRSVDVLMIDDIQFICGKDSTQEEFFHTFNTLIDNNRQMVISCDRSPSDLDDIEDRIKSRLGWGLVADVHSTTYELRLGILESKIEQMNVKVPKDVIDFLASKIVSNVRELEGALNKVIAHSNFTAKEITLENTQNILRDLLRSNERIITVEDIQKKVANRYNIKLSDMSSPRRMRTIARPRQIAMYLSKILTPKSLVDIGKKFGKKDHTTVMHAIKKVEELLESDLELREEINLMMKILQN from the coding sequence GTGAATACTAATCAAATAATTTTAACAAATCAAAATGATAATAGTGTAAATGTCTGGAGTAACGTAACCCAAGACCTTTATAACTATTACGGTGAGGCTTTATATAATAGCTGGTTTAGTAAGGTCAATTTTATAGAATCTTCACTAAATACTGTTATTCTTTGTGCTCCTACCAATTTTATTAGAGATTGGATAAAATCTAAATATTCTGTCGTTATATTGCAATTATTTCAGCATTATAATAATGCTATTAAAACAGTAGAAATAATTACTAAAGAATTGCCGGCATCTAATCAAGCAACTCTTGAGTTGCCTACTAAAACTTTTGCCGATATTGGTAGTAGTGAGCTTAATTCAGAAAATATTTTCTCAACGTTTGATATACGTTTTACTTTCGATAATTTTGTTGTTGGTGCTCCAAATGAGCTTGCTTATGCTGTTGCAAGAGCAGTAGCCGAGTCATCAAGTGCAGTTTCCGAATCTAACCCTCTCTTCCTATATGGTGGGGTAGGGCTTGGTAAAACACATTTAATGCATGCAATTGGTTGGTATATAAAACAAAATAACCCAAGCCGTAAGGTTATATATATGTCGGCAGAAAAATTTATGTACCAATTTGTTAAAGCTTTGCGTAACAAAGAAGTAATGTCTTTTAAAGAGAAATTTCGCTCAGTCGATGTATTAATGATTGATGATATTCAGTTTATTTGTGGTAAAGATAGTACGCAGGAAGAGTTCTTCCATACGTTCAATACGCTGATTGATAATAACCGTCAGATGGTTATTTCTTGCGATAGATCGCCTTCCGATTTAGATGATATTGAAGACCGAATTAAATCCCGTTTAGGGTGGGGTTTAGTGGCAGATGTTCATAGCACTACTTATGAGTTACGTCTTGGTATTTTAGAGTCTAAAATTGAGCAGATGAACGTTAAAGTTCCAAAAGATGTAATTGATTTTTTAGCTTCTAAGATTGTTTCAAATGTAAGAGAGCTTGAGGGAGCATTAAATAAGGTTATTGCTCACTCTAACTTTACTGCAAAAGAAATAACACTCGAAAATACACAAAATATTTTAAGAGATTTGCTCCGTTCTAATGAAAGGATAATTACAGTTGAAGATATTCAGAAAAAAGTAGCTAATCGTTACAATATTAAATTATCTGATATGTCCTCACCTCGTAGAATGCGTACCATTGCAAGACCGCGTCAGATAGCTATGTATTTAAGTAAAATCCTCACCCCTAAAAGTCTAGTCGATATAGGTAAAAAATTCGGTAAAAAAGACCATACAACAGTTATGCACGCCATCAAGAAAGTAGAAGAGCTATTAGAAAGCGACTTAGAATTACGCGAAGAGATTAACCTAATGATGAAAATCTTGCAGAATTAG
- the rpsD gene encoding 30S ribosomal protein S4, giving the protein MTKIVRSKYKASRRLGVSLWGDGKDAFNTRNYRPGQHGRNTMVKTSDYGLHLKAKQRIKCHYGRITEKQFRNIFGFAQKMKGNTGENFIGLLESRLDSIVYRMNIAPTIFSSRQLISHGHIKVNGKKADIASMRLKEGDVIEIKEASRQMGIIQESVSKQGQTTPDYVSFDVDSLSGKYLRVPTISDVRYPFTPEVHLVVELYSR; this is encoded by the coding sequence GTGACAAAAATCGTACGTTCTAAATATAAAGCTAGTAGAAGACTTGGTGTTAGCTTATGGGGTGATGGTAAAGATGCATTTAATACCCGAAATTATCGCCCAGGTCAACATGGACGCAATACCATGGTTAAAACCTCCGATTATGGGTTACATTTAAAAGCTAAACAAAGAATAAAATGCCATTACGGTCGTATCACTGAAAAGCAATTTAGAAATATCTTTGGATTTGCTCAAAAAATGAAAGGTAATACTGGTGAGAACTTCATCGGATTACTTGAAAGTAGACTTGACTCTATAGTTTACAGAATGAATATTGCACCAACTATTTTCTCTTCTAGACAATTAATATCACACGGTCATATTAAAGTAAATGGTAAGAAAGCTGATATAGCAAGTATGCGTCTTAAAGAAGGTGATGTTATAGAGATCAAAGAAGCTTCAAGACAAATGGGCATCATTCAAGAATCAGTTTCAAAGCAAGGTCAAACAACACCTGATTATGTATCATTTGATGTAGATTCATTAAGTGGTAAATATCTAAGAGTCCCAACAATTTCCGACGTTAGATATCCTTTTACTCCTGAAGTTCATTTAGTAGTCGAGCTATATTCTCGTTAA
- the mraY gene encoding phospho-N-acetylmuramoyl-pentapeptide-transferase, with the protein MLYNLLLPYIHNSHIANLFHYITFRSGLAVLVTLSLSFLIGPRLIKFLQTLQKYGQPIRLDGPESHQAKAGTPTMGGIMIILSSCFSTLLLADLTNKYIWITLFGFVSFGIIGFLDDYAKVTKNNHYGVKGKSKLLLQGIISLIVCILLEYTIDSPSHMLNVPFFKSLSMDLGYLYIFFAIFVIVGASNAVNLTDGLDGLATVPIALTAGSFALISYLVGNLIYSNYLQLTYLPNTGELTIFCASIVGSCLGFLWFNAQPAEVFMGDTGSLSLGGVLGIISVITKHEIVLGIVGGLFVIETISVIMQVYYFKATKGKRIFKMAPLHHHFEKSGWTESKVVIRFWIISLIFVLIGLSSLKLR; encoded by the coding sequence ATGTTATACAACCTCTTACTACCTTACATTCATAATTCACATATAGCTAACTTATTTCATTATATAACTTTTCGTAGCGGGCTTGCCGTTCTAGTTACTCTTAGTCTTAGTTTTCTTATCGGTCCAAGGCTAATAAAGTTTTTACAAACTCTTCAAAAATATGGTCAACCGATACGTTTAGATGGTCCTGAATCACATCAAGCAAAAGCCGGCACTCCTACTATGGGTGGTATTATGATTATATTATCCAGCTGTTTTTCTACCTTATTGCTTGCCGATTTAACCAATAAATATATTTGGATTACCTTATTTGGTTTTGTTAGCTTCGGTATTATTGGTTTCCTTGATGATTATGCAAAAGTAACCAAAAATAACCATTATGGCGTAAAGGGAAAAAGTAAACTTTTACTTCAGGGCATTATTAGCTTAATAGTATGTATTTTACTAGAATATACAATTGATAGCCCTAGTCACATGCTTAACGTACCATTTTTTAAAAGTTTAAGTATGGACCTTGGTTATTTATATATATTCTTCGCCATATTCGTTATAGTCGGTGCTTCTAATGCTGTTAACCTCACTGATGGACTTGATGGACTCGCAACAGTTCCTATTGCCTTAACTGCCGGTTCTTTTGCTTTAATAAGCTACCTAGTCGGAAATTTAATTTACTCAAATTATCTACAACTAACTTACCTACCAAATACCGGAGAATTAACGATTTTTTGTGCAAGTATAGTAGGTAGCTGTCTTGGATTTTTATGGTTTAACGCACAACCAGCTGAAGTTTTTATGGGTGATACTGGTAGCTTAAGCCTTGGCGGTGTGCTTGGAATTATTAGTGTTATTACTAAACATGAAATAGTTTTAGGCATTGTTGGCGGATTATTTGTTATTGAAACAATATCGGTGATTATGCAGGTATATTACTTTAAAGCTACCAAAGGAAAGCGAATATTTAAAATGGCACCATTGCATCATCACTTTGAAAAAAGTGGCTGGACAGAATCAAAAGTCGTAATAAGATTTTGGATTATCTCTCTCATATTTGTCCTTATTGGATTATCATCTCTTAAATTACGTTAA